The nucleotide window CAACATAGATCACAGGATCAAAGATTCAAAGGACAAGGGTGCGTGGGTGCATGGTAAGGCCGTACACCCACGCGTATGGGATCAAAGAGGCCTATATATAGGCTGTAGTcacaaaattcattcatttccaaatttcctttctctctcctctcctTTTTCTCACGTGAAagctctctcatctctcatatGTTCTTAATTCTTCTGGGTTCAAGTTATGAAGATTCCGgcgaatcttcatcttctccggtgggAGGTAAGGCGGGTTCCGGCGAACAAAAATTtcccggcgcggtggccggtgttggcaccaccgcgccggagtttcaAAGTCTTCcgatctaatttttttttgcactttTGAATATCCTTTTTCTTCCTAAATCCAAATCTCAAATCAAAAACTTCAAACAATAAACACACGGATCAAGATCTACATTTTAACTTCTGAAGCAAAACCTCAAAAAGACTTTAGATCTAAGCTTCTATATAGCAACAAATATGAAATACTACCTTAAAACCTTGCAAAAAGGATGGTTCGGTGAGTTCCTCCCCTGCTCCGGTTCGGTTCAGCCGCGAGCTTTTCCCCTCCGGTTCGGTTCGGCCGCGTTGTTGGATGATTCGGTTGCACCTTCTTCTCTTTCACGTCCGGTCCGAACCTTGATGTTATGGTTCCGTTTGTACTTTGTTCCGGTCCGGTTTGAACTCGTTGATTCACGACTGTATTTTTGTGTTCATCATGTTCTTGAGGTTCGTGATAAACTTTGtgatttttgtagttttttggATCTGAAAAGATTGGAGTTTTTGATCTGGAATTGCTGGGCTGCcgttttggatttttgtttctGTGGAAGTTTGTGCGGCTAGGGTTTTATGATCTAACGATACGGCTGCTACTTCTCTGATTTTTCTGTTTGCGGCCGCCCTTTCTTTTTTTGCAGGTTTTATTTTATACCACTAGGGTTGAAGGGAAAAAGGAAACTGCTGGGATTTTTCTGACTCATTGACATTAtagcacaaaacaaaaataaactattaaatatataaaaagagtaactaattttaaaatcaaaactaaaattaaaactaataaaagatggaaattaaatactgaaataaaaagagaagaTGACTCGACTCGGAAttaaaaaatgaggtacttcaaagtaacctctttgtcgaaatttcgtctgaaacgacgaaaattcctggctttaaaaatacgaataaaatgggcaaggatagagaaaagtggtcaaaatttgggatATGACAGGTCTTTTGACCTCAAACCCCAATTTCACTGAAAccctttttaatttcttttcctCTAAATTCACTTAATTAGTACCAtattcataaattaattttgataaccTAGATAAGGAACTCACCAATTTCAAGAGGTGATGAAGAAATGGAGTAATATGGTCTTTTGTAAGcttgaagatgaaaaaaataggCTCCCTATTTCTTCCTTGATGGTTCAGTGGCAGAGAAGGAGAGGTGAGAGATTCAACACTCAATTAGAGGTGGTAGGGGCAATTAGAATGAGATTTTGGTGATGGATAGAAGGGCATGCATGTTTGGGATCAATTTAAGAATGAGTTAGTGTGGAAGAGATCATTTTCATGTGAGAGAAGAGGGGGATATGGAAATCTGTTTTATTCTATTCCCTTCCATGCCTTTGATGATGTCATGCATATGAGGTGGCAATCTCAAAAACTTTGGAATTATTAGATTTTGGAATTATTAGATTACCAAAGTGCCCCTAAGGagggcaaaattggaaaatcatttagtatcatttttttttataaatagttaGTAGATAGATGAAAATGGTCTATTCGTCGTTTGATTCAACAAAACTTTTCTGATGTCAATAATGTTACCTAATTTGTTTGAGTCATGACTAATGACCTAAAATTTATTAGTAGTAATTCCCCTTACCTTCGGATTCTTCGAAAGTAGTTGCAATATCGTTTCCGTCGAAAGCAGCTCCAATATCACCTAGAATATTCATCCAAAATAAACTACCTATTAGACTATAGTCATTATCAAGGTCATAATAAAGAAATAACTAGTTAAAGTTTTCTaattcctttgttttttttaatcacatTTTTCTGATTATATTAGGTATATTTTCATaatagtttgattttatttatttctaatgAAACTTATGATACTACCTTCTTATATAGTCAGATTGTTTAAAAGCCATTTAATAGTCATTACGTCATTCTTAAAACAGTgttcatttctttatttttctttaaactaAAAATATGAACTAAACAAGATCTCAACTTTCTTTTGAACTTTGTTTCAACCTTCATAGTTTGTAtcagtataaaaaaaatacaataattaaatcGTGTAATTTTTCTACTAAAAGTCTAAAACTGATCTGagatctctttattttattttattgaatgatgtttCTGTTAAAAAAGAATGGTTGAAAAGAACTAAACTATTTTTATGGTTTGATTAGGTTGAAAAGAACTAAACTACTGTCACTTTCTCATATGATAAAAGAACATTTTAATActatgttgttgttttcttCCTAAAAGAAGGGTTGTGGGGACCAAATCTGAGGTTATTTTAGTAGTAAATCTTGTCTCtttcaaaagaataaagaaTGACTATAGATTGAATAGAGAAAGTTCAGAAAaggaaaggaagagagagaaagagagagagagagagagagaaaaaactaACCTGATTTTCTAGAGAGAAGAGAGTTTTGTGGTGTGAGTTTATGTTCAGCTAAGCATCTTATTTATAGGCAGATAAAAAGTGTAGGTGTAGACTTATTGAAAAATATCTCACGGTTTCTCTTTCTGAAAtatctatttctttttcttcttattttagaaaaaattttgAGAAAACGTGGGGAGAaagtatataacttttttttgtttttctttctttctccttttatttttatccaataaaatttaattattaataagaaattatatcatatttatttgtctttatttttatcttcgcgtattttaaaataattacactATTATGTTGTATATTTTTAACTACATTTGAATATAGACTCAAAATTTAAGGATGTTACAGCCACGATTGGCATCCAATCCATAATCTCCCATCATAGGGCTTGGTGGTTGGTGGCGGTGGTTGATCTCCCATGGTTATGGGCTCAGTTTCAGTTTTAGTGTGATGGTTGATTATAGGTGAAGAGTTTCTGGGTATTCCTTCAGTTGATCTAGCTAACCGAACTGCTTTTCGATTAGCTCTTGCGGTCTTTTCGATCTCCGGATCATGCAACAAATCCTGAGGTTGAACTCTACCTcgcataaacaacaaaaaaataccaTAGTACGTAGCACTGCACCATAAAtaaccaaataattttttaaaatttacagacaaaatatataaatgacagAAATCTTAACAATTAACGTTGCTGCTATGTTGAAATTAATCAACAGTCCCGAcaacggcgccaaaaacttgatagaaaattagcaagtgtactaatttGAATcgagtaataaaataatttgttccCTCAGGAACTATTTTAATCTCTACTTAACAAGAACATTAACATTAAGGTATAATTAAATCGGGGGTTGCCTTAGGCAAATTGGTTTTAAGTACAATTGTAATTAAAATGACGAAAGTAACGTtggttttagaaataatttagaGAGATGACTTGGTCATTCGATTCATCTGTACTTCACTCATTAGCAACATGTTTCTTATGTCTACGTATCTCACAAAGTTAACGAAGAATCAACAATTTAACTTAGGTCAATCCCTTTATCTTAAGTCCGCTTATCTAATCATAATTCCCTAATTGCTTAGGTGAACCTATAATCATCAAAGGTTTTTAAGTCCGTTAATTCAATTATCACAACCTAACAAAGCTCTATCCCTAGATTGTTTGTTAGGTTGAACAACATAAATATGTTTGAGTTACACGTTACTGTCAATAGTCATATAATCTCTTGAATCAATTATATTGGGTCAGaatcataaaagcattaagaTCAATTTATATTGAATAAACTAGATTGATATTCATCAACAATAGAGTTTCAGGTTACATAAGTATGAGCTAGTACAAAATCATCTTTGACCTAATCACAAaggatttagctactcatggcTAAAGCACAAATAACTAATGATAAAGGAGAATTCATTACATGAAATTGATAACTGGCTATGAGTTTTGATGGTCTCCCACCTTCTGCTCAATGATCCAGCTCCAAAAGCCAGcttttctctctaaaattttgaaCCCCTCCATCATAAAACAACTTggattttataataaaaatctcgGTTCGccaaaatcgtagcccgatgcACAAAATCGGAGCATGATTTCTCATTAACTTCCATCATAGCCCAATATTTTACGTAGAAAAAGCTACAAAATTAGACCAAAATCGGGCTACGATGCTAGGGATCCGAGCACGATTTCCTGCTTCTTTCAAGTATCAAATTTGTTCTTTTGTAGCCTCTAACTTATGCAAAACACCTGAACTCAACTAGAATTACATAAAAACTGAGTTAAAAGTATTGTATGACCTAGTGTCATCATATCTTtaacacctctatataaaggtgTGAAGACTCAAGAACAatttacaagtgccaaaactctgctgaaattgttccacatcaaagttcacttataatttcttaacaactttcataaCTTAGAAACTttagagtcttaagagtttgtatctgatttgtattgtgaacaccactgattgtatatcaagtgttcaacctcaaacatttttctgtGTAATTTTGTATGtctagaagtctcttgcttgtctGCTTGAGTatttggaagtctcttgcttttgtacttgagcaattgtaatcataTATTGATTtaagtgaactctccttggaagtgcaagagggacaggactacttccggattgtggaaggaacttgtataatttttttgtctctctctctctctctctctctctctctctctctctctctctctctctctcgctctctctctctctgtacTTTATCCGCTGCATAAGACTCTGAACTCTGTTCTAGATTCTGAACTCTACCAAACTCTCAACATTAGACTTagttttaaaaagaagaaaaagctaacacaattcaaccccctctTCTTGTGTTTTGCTCACCTTCAAAATTGTGATTCTGTGCATTATATTTTTTCCCTCTGTTTTAAGCACTGGTATCTAGGGTCTCATACCCTTATAAACGATTTGGTGtttcataattaattttgtttccttttaccAATCGTGATTTTGTTGACTGGGTAAAGAAATATGTTAAGACTTAGTGGTCTACAAAATCAATAttcactttatttttaaataatgttaGTTTTAGTAAAACTTAGAAGGTGCAAATAATAAAGGCCACTAAAAAAAGACCATttgaaaactactatttatattaAGTAACTACATACACAACAACGTTCAAACGTAACTGCTAATAACAACTATAGacatatttgaatttcaaataataTCCTTTGATGGTAACCAACTTCTCTTCGACAGAGTCTTGCTTGTCGAATCACTTCTCTGAGCACCAACTTTCTCTTCGACAGAGTCTTGCTTATCCAATCACTTCTCTTCGACTCCTGCTTGTTTTTCGAACCAATCACCATAAAGACATCAAATCTCTTTAAGTCTAAGAGTTCCATCAAATTAGTGAGTCGAAACTCATTAACTCTCTTCAAAACCTAAGTCAAACTCAATTGACTGGATTAATTATAGCCTGTCGAAAATACAGGCTAACAGGTCAACATAGAactttgacatcaaagaaaacacTAAAAATCACATTTTCGAAAGTGTCCGGATATTGTTTTTCGAAAAACACTAACAATCTAGTTTGGATTTCATAATCCGGACCagagatattttttattttttgcagggCACGCGTGAACAGACAGGGtggaaaaagtttttttttttttttaaaggaaaaaagtaacagtcttaaatagttaaattaatGTGTTGTCTGATTATTAACGGGCTGGACCTAGTTAACCCATAAACCCGCATTTTTGGAGCGGCTGTATCATTAATATGTTTCAAtagaaattgaattgaactaagagagagagagagagagagagagtgagattCTGAATCATAGTTTCCTTCCTCAACCGTGTTAGGGTTTGCGCTTCAATTCAGTTAGGGTTTTCtcaaaattcattcaatttaCCAGCCAGTCAGCTAGCGGTGATGGATTATCCACTGAGGAAATTCAAATTCCATTTACCAATGAAACATGAATGTATTTTGGCAGAACAAAGGTACAACAAAAACCCTCATGATGCTGAGAATTTGACAAGATGGGGTGTTGCTTTGTTACGATTATCTCAGGCTCACTCTTTTCCTGATTCGCTACATACCATTCAAGGTATATTATATATGCTGTTTTATACATGAAATCATTTTAGGGTTTAATCGGTGGTTTACTCAACCACTAATGCTATTTACAGCGAAACATATTTCAATAACATACCTGATTGCTAGCATCACTGTTTTCTATCATcatgtcaaatttttgtttatatgttgttttgtttcGATCATTCATTcatcttgttttttcaattttgaaataaagaccggaaaaacaaatgaatgaatgatcGAAATAAAACAGCTAACTGTTGTTTATTATGGTTTTATTATATGCTGTTTTGTTTCGATTATTCATTCAACTTGTTTTTCAGTCTCTATTTCCAAACTGGAGGAGGCTTTTTCTCTGAATCCCAACAACCCTGATGTTCATTGGCTCCTAGGAATGGCTCTCACTATGCAGGCACTTTTAACACCAGACTCGCACGACGCTAAACTTCACTTTGACAGTGCAGATGTTTACTTCAAACGAGCTTTTCGTCAGGATCCTTCCGATCCAACTTACCAAATATCATTGGAACTGCCTGATACTAAGGTAGTATACGTTGGACAGTGCATTCTTTCTTGCTTGCTACTATATGATGTtgctttttcattaaaaaaatcactaaCTTATTCTTATACCTTTTTTAAGGATCATGAGCAACATCCGAAAATCGTTAATCATGGATTAGGTCAGCAATCAAAAGGATCTTCATCTGCAACAAAGGTAATAAAACATTATAAGTTTCTCGTGTTTCTCTTTACTTTGCTTGTCATAGGGTACCAATTACCAAATTCTCAATTCTCATGCATTCTTTCTTGGTAGCTACTAGGTTTTGTATTAAACAAATCACTAACTAGTTACTCAACCATTTAATTACCCTTTTTAAGAGcatgcaaaaaaaattcatgaaaaactaaaaattgtGTTTATGAAAGTATTGGTTTtttgataaatgttttattGGAAAGACTAAATATATGATGGCTACTAAGTAATCACATATATGGTTCGTGCTTGTTTCTTATGTTTGAAAGTAAAATTGTTTATTAGGGTTTTCAATATGTTTGATAATTGATTTGATGAATTGTTTCATCTTTCTAGATTCCATTTGTGTTTCGCAtacctgattttttttaagtagctGTAATGTAATAATCATAGtaattttctattattattattattactgttgttgtagttgttatTTATGATGTTGTAATGTACGTTCATTAATCGTTCACTTTGTTTGATATTAATAGGTGCCGCGACGCTCTCCCGAACCATTCCTTCCTTCTCAGGAATCAAGAGCAGCTATGGATAGAATCAGCGGATTACCAGATGAGTTATTGTGTCACATACTCTCTTTTCTCCCAACAAAATTTGCTTTTACTACAACCCTTCTTTCTAAGCGGTGGACCCCACTCTTCTATTCACTCCCCGTTCTCCGATTCGAcgataataaattcaaagactTTCAAACCTATGATCGCTTCTATAGCTTTCTTAATAACCTCATGATCCATCCTCTTTCAATCAACCAGGCTCATCCCCTCAAAACGTTTCGCTTCAAACAATGTTATTACAGCCACCGCCTTAATCTGTTTTCTCGCAGCAAAGATATCCACAACatcaacacatgggtagaagtcACAATACGAATTCCCCGCGAGAAAGATATCCACATTATCAACACATTGCTAGAAGTCGCAATACAACGTCGTGTTGAGAAGTTTGATCTCAAGCTGTGTTTCCACACCTTGAAGCCCATCATTTTCATCTCCAAAACACTAACTATTCTCAAACTTTTGATGTTAAAAGTTGGAAATGATACTTCGTGCGTTAATCTTCCATCTCTGAAATCCCTGAAGTTGAATCGCGTTAGATTTGAAAATTGGAACGATTACATAAACTTTCTTTCATCTTGTCCTAACCTAGAAGATTTGCGTCTTAAGAGTATCCATTGTAGGAAACTTGACAAAAACAATGCATCAAAAACAGTATTTCAAAAATCCTTGGCCCTTTCTAAGTTGGTTAGATTGTGTATCGGGTCTACAGATGATTTTTTCAAAGtcatttcaaatttttcaaaCTTAATTCATATTAAACTATGGTTAAGCCCTCTTCATTGTTGGGATGATGTGGTAAAACTACTCCGACTTTGCCCCAAGCTTCAAATTCTTTATATTAAAACggtatgtttagtttttttttttttttttgttgaagaagccAATAGTTGAGTAGTATATTTGTTCGTTTTTTTTtcgaatattttttaaatgttattttcatcCCTTTAACAGTTTTCGAGGACCACATCGACCAAGGAATGGACATGCCCATTATCGGTTCTTGAATGTGTTTCGTATCATCTCAAATCATGTACTATTTCAACTTCAAGCTTAACAGATTGGGCAAATGATATTCGTTATGTGCAATATATTTTGCGGAATGCAAGACTTTTACAAGATATGACTATCAACTTTAATGGGGTCTCTTATGAAGGAATGGTTTTGGAAAAATGTCAGATTATAGAAGAATTATCTTCTTGTCCAATGATATCACCAGGATGTAaactttcatttgattttttccgTCGTTCTTTGTATCGGTAGCGTTTCTCATTAGTTTCTATTTATAATATCCCTACGATCACTTATAAATCTTTGTTCATGTCTTATCTTCTATTCTAATGTGGGGCTTCTAAGACGACTTTTATTAGAAGGTTGTTATCGACAACGATATATTTGAGTCATAGATATTAagattaatagtgttttaccctctgtaatataggtcatttatATTTGTTAACAGAACCGTTTCAATATATATTGATGATATGACTTTGTTCGCAGatttatcctttttatttttatcaactttaaatatatattgtatcgatatattttatcaatttgataaggaaaaaaaagacaGTGGTGATATAACCAAAGTTAAGAGAGAAGAAATCAATCTTAACttgtaatccaaaaaaaaaaacaatcttaacTATAATAGTATTATTTATTGCTAGAAATCAATCTAACTATAATAGTATTATTTATTGCTCATTTGATTACAAACatcttaactaaataaataaaaaatacatgcaCTGGAGACCAACATCTTAGTGAAAGAGTTCATTCTTACATGTATGGCTTTTTGGGTATCTCTCTTAGGAAAATTTCACATAGCTCGTTAACACACTTATAATAGCTATATGTAAATACATTTGGACAATCTTCATCGACTTTACATTTAATCCATCCTGCAAAGGCACCATCAACCTCTTTTGTAACAAGAAACATGGAAAGAAATGAAATTATAACGTAAATAAACTTGAGATCGTTAGccatatttgttttctttgtttttgtaacAAATAGGATATGACTTGTTCAATTTATAGTGTAAAAGGATAATGCAATGCtaaaaacttttaaatatatttaacatttAAGTAAATTAAAGTGTTGTATTTGCTCCTTTTGGATGTTAAACAATGTCTCTTCAATAGATCAATGTGTTGTTTTGTCCCTTAAACACACTTATGACGCGGTaagctgaaaaaaaaattaattattagaattcaatattttcttaatttacttttttcaaCTTTTCATGGTAAaaattagacattttttttaattttaaagtaatTGTATGACCATAAAAGAGTTACTCCAATTTaattgtaaaactgtttcaagCATTGGACATGCTCAGTGGGACGACAAATTGAAATTCTTGTTTCTCGCTCACTAAACttcaacacaactttttgtcttaagtacaaattgtttaaaatatcaaaatagtcttttGTCCATCATACATTGTATGAGACAAAAAATTCAATACCATAAAAGTTTGTCATGTATTGTTTTTTGACTTGTATTGTGTTGTTATGTCTTGTGTTTGATCTGCATGGTATAGAACATAACAATGCAACACAAAACATAACAACACACGATAAAATTTTATGGTATTGGACAATTTTATGCCATATACAATATTTGGCAAGCAAAAGAATATTTTAGGATTTTAGACAACCACAcgcttctctctcttttttttaaacaaaaattggaaGTGGAAAAGATCAATGTGATTAATTAACATCTAATTGTGACCTAATAGCCACAATTATGGGTTGCAAAACCTAAGTTTCTCCTATCAAAATATTCAAGGCCCAAGCACTACCTGTAACCCATCACTTATTTTTAAGCTTGagtatgacattttaaatgtctAATATAACATGTTAgcttatttaaaatcatatttgatATGGACATGTTTAAATAAGTGTtcacacaaaacaaaacaaaacaaaaagtagTTGAATCATATATTTTCCACTAGATTAAAGTGGAATATTTGGCTATCATTTGCATCTTAATCAACGTTGGAATCAACTGATGCAAAATCAGCTCACATCTAATGCTAAATCGGCTAACAATTGGATCAGATCACAATTTATGTTGAATCGACTAACAActgtgttatcgcgattttcgggtgtcaagtcattaattatgcttgaacctttcaatctttgatattctctattttttcttgggaagggcgaaattgagaaaaaacccttagattctaagttcgggggtcgctttcgctacgggaaggtgttaggcacccggaacgattatggtattccataagaaccgttctcctaagtttatttctacgctttatttttattgcctacttattaaaaaagaagttttatttgagtgaagaatgggggggagaaagtgtttgaggttttattttagtggacttggagaggttttgacctcatgcctacatacccatttaagggatcaaactccatgtagttctctctcaaaaaatgtttttttttttgtgtgtttggttgattttagtttttgttggaaaatggttttgaagaagaggaagaggccttaaaggcataagagagaaaaatgttgaatggttggttcaattgttattaaaaaagtctaagtaggaattaggagtcatttggatttgtttaagaaaataaaagaaaaaattcaatggagttttgactccaaggtttgtttggaaaaatttgagtgatggaattggtttattattttcttgaaaattggcatttgtctaaaaatcgcgtttcctaagcatacatctaaacggtaatcatgcaacgtgtgtgcgtgtcggtgcttgtgtcggtgtacatcacttatagtgtccatagtcctttacattgagtcctaaatacatgctatggtcttgcaaggaatttaaaaaagaactaatctatctaaaattattacaaactcaattgatatagaaatgaataaaaaaaatgatgctagAACTatgtgatgaatgaaatgtgagatgaaatggttagtatcataaggcataaaaatagtagaaaggtaaacaaaattgaatagaagagcaagagaaaaaaaaaggtaatgaaatgaaataaagtggcaaaatatacctagaattaggtataacacttagacatgcatatggcttataattctctcatcatagccatttttaaaagagatttgattttaagctacaatgtgaggatcataaaaacacacaaacaaagcATCATACCATATTCCTAGGGATATTTTCTACACATTAtttaacatgcaaaaaaaataaaaatatcacaaaatgtcaaaaaatgcaccaagaacatataggaatttaatgagcaagaattaaaaagaacaaatgaagaaaataaaaaaaataagcaagtaaattctaacatttagagaaaaaattaaaatgatagggaaacatttttagaaaatttttaggagcataaaatgccaagaaagtgtaaaaaagtatttaaaaacacaacaaaaaagcaattaaaaagaggctcagcaggatttaatctggtccgctggatgaatccagaggtccagatctaactcccaagatcacatcacagccactgtatcaaagatccaagggtccaaaaaaaagcacaaaagatagtgtaaaatgcaggaagcacagtgaccgttagatcaaagatctaacggttcaaacagaagatataacatattccacacaaaaaatcacacacaggattcaaaatcaaacacacagcagccatcagatcttggaacaatccagatctgatggttcacagagcgaagGAACACCACAGAAGcatgcacgcgcgcgcgtgggaacggagggagtatataaaggaattttcacacaaaaaacacataaacctcttctccttctctctctaaaactcaaaaatcacaaaaatgctctcccttctctctagaaactcgccgccggcgagctaagtggtggtggtggtggccggagttgctccggcgcggtggccggccgtagcgccgccgcgtcggagcgtttttcttttttttttcgaaatttttacatcaaaagtttcgtcaccacctcctctacacaaatccggcgttagttttagcgagaacggagcgattcggactagatctacgtttttactttgaattttttttcacacttttcgcaaaaaaaactacggatctagatatccttttctctaTAGAGTCCGAATCCGGTCTCGGAATTTCtaaaatccgaacgtacaagcctagatctacaaatacatatccgtaacaaactttttcacactttttctaCACTATATGCGCGcgcgaaaatgaagaaaaagaggagagaaatgcgttacctctgtcgtagaacggagaaaaatcttcggaaaacttcgaatcTCCCTTTTTCCCCCTCCGTGCGCGCGCGTTTCAACTCCGTTTGTGgttgtttttgctcaaaaatccggtacgttttggtgttgatgtgatgattcgcggtggttttgagtgaatccggttcggatttgttgattttgtggtgattggagttgattctgagcagatccggtttagatctgttgattttggtgatgatgtgttcttggtgttcttcctcttttttttctgagatttttctgttttgattctgttatggatgagagagagaaaaagattatGTTTGAGActgattgtgattgattctgattttttttctgactgattgtgatggatctgacacatttactatttatagcctgccatgtgtattggaGACCCAATGGAAAATTGACACCTGGACTGTTTTGGACTTAAGGACTAATCTACAAAAAGGTTAATatgaggactaatctgcaataaaaaagactaaaaaaaatgcaattaaaaaaaaagtattgg belongs to Medicago truncatula cultivar Jemalong A17 chromosome 6, MtrunA17r5.0-ANR, whole genome shotgun sequence and includes:
- the LOC120576011 gene encoding mitochondrial import receptor subunit TOM20-like, coding for MDYPLRKFKFHLPMKHECILAEQRYNKNPHDAENLTRWGVALLRLSQAHSFPDSLHTIQVSISKLEEAFSLNPNNPDVHWLLGMALTMQALLTPDSHDAKLHFDSADVYFKRAFRQDPSDPTYQISLELPDTKDHEQHPKIVNHGLGQQSKGSSSATKGTNYQILNSHAFFLGSY
- the LOC120575932 gene encoding putative FBD-associated F-box protein At5g38570, giving the protein MDRISGLPDELLCHILSFLPTKFAFTTTLLSKRWTPLFYSLPVLRFDDNKFKDFQTYDRFYSFLNNLMIHPLSINQAHPLKTFRFKQCYYSHRLNLFSRSKDIHNINTWVEVTIRIPREKDIHIINTLLEVAIQRRVEKFDLKLCFHTLKPIIFISKTLTILKLLMLKVGNDTSCVNLPSLKSLKLNRVRFENWNDYINFLSSCPNLEDLRLKSIHCRKLDKNNASKTVFQKSLALSKLVRLCIGSTDDFFKVISNFSNLIHIKLWLSPLHCWDDVVKLLRLCPKLQILYIKTFSRTTSTKEWTCPLSVLECVSYHLKSCTISTSSLTDWANDIRYVQYILRNARLLQDMTINFNGVSYEGMVLEKCQIIEELSSCPMISPGCKLSFDFFRRSLYR